In Oryza brachyantha chromosome 2, ObraRS2, whole genome shotgun sequence, a single window of DNA contains:
- the LOC102705319 gene encoding serrate RNA effector molecule-like isoform X1 translates to MDNSHRASDCLDYGYDAPYSGQGNTQRKGLMTYKQFTQELEDDVSPGEAENRYQEYKASYISTQKEVYFDQHKNEDWLKDMYHPTNLLSVIKRRNELCRTAAKKLILDLRSGTLDLGPGMTAGAASKSGNESDGISADDEDYDNKRSHHRVLIKETEPLSDAPKAHPVSSHYRRIQTDIEQTLALVQKLDEEKGIVGNILSTGDHGNSDGDKSHAGSTGPIVIVRGLTTVKGLEGLELLDTLLTYLWRVHGVDYYGMSESKNAKGLRHVRADKKSTNTSRSSSADWEKKLDSFWQERLTTGKDPLVALTAKDKIDASADKNLESYVTKVKDDKYGWKYGCGAKGCIKIFHAPEFVLKHLNLKHLDLVSKLTLKVQDDIYFQNYMNDPSAPGGIPVIQQHAPEKQDRIQQRPTSTELGVSGEQNCFAVEIPTPPILIPVPGAGPLGPFVPASPEVVMQMMRGQGSQHGMNSAMLGPMMPMYPPRPPNPRPLRRCSYKDLDDPGEEVTAVDYRSL, encoded by the exons ACTGCCTGGACTATGGATATGATGCTCCTTATAGTGGTCAAGGTAACACCCAGAG GAAAGGATTGATGACGTACAAACAGTTTACGCAAGAACTTGAAGATGATGTTTCCCCGGGTGAAGCTGAGAACAG gtaccaagaatACAAGGCATCATACATTAGTACTCAGAAAGAGGTCTATTTCGATCAGCATAAGAATGAAGATTG GTTGAAAGACATGTACCACCCAACAAACTTGCTATCTGTTATTAAAAG GAGGAATGAGCTTTGCAGGACTGCAGCGAAGAAATTGATTCTTGATTTGCGGAGTGGAACTTTGGACct tggtCCTGGAATGACTGCTGGTGCAGCAAGTAAATCAGGAAATGAGAGCGATGGAATCTCTGCAGATGATGAAGATTATGATAACAAGAGAAGTCATCACAGAGTTCTCATTAAAGAAACTGAACCACTTTCAGATGCTCCTAAAGCTCACCCAGTCAGTTCACATTATCGACGAATTCAAACTGACATAGAACAAACTCTTGCCTTAGTGCAAAAGCTTGACGAAGAGAAGGGTATTGTGGGAAACATCCTGTCAACCGGTGATCACGGAAACTCAGATGGTGACAAATCACATGCTGGATCCACAGGGCCTATAGTTATCGTCCGGGGTTTAACTACTGTCAAGGGCCTTGAAGGTTTGGAGCTCCTAGACACTCTCCTTACTTACCTGTGGCGTGTCCATGGTGTTGATTACTACGGGATGTCTGAGAGTAAAAATGCAAAGGGTCTTCGTCATGTGAGAGCTGATAAAAAGAGTACCAATACATCCAGAAGTAGTTCTGCTGATTGGGAGAAGAAACTGGATTCTTTCTGGCAAGAAAGACTGACGACTGGCAAGGATCCTCTAGTTGCATTGACTGCCAAGGATAAAATTGATGCATCAGCTGATAAAAATCTAGAATCTTATGTCACAAAGGTTAAGGACGATAAATACGGATGGAAATACGGCTGTGGAGCCAAAggatgtataaaaattttccatGCTCCTGAGTTTGTTCTCAAGCACCTGAACCTCAAGCATCTTGACTTGGTCTCCAAATTGACTTTAAAAGTTCAAGATGATATCTATTTCCAAAATTACATGAA TGATCCATCTGCACCAGGTGGAATACCTGTTATCCAGCAACACGCACCA GAGAAGCAGGACAGGATACAACAAAGACCTACATCTACCGAACTAGGTGTTTCTGGCGAGCAGAATTGCTTTGCCGTTGAAATTCCCACTCCGCCAATACTAATACCTGTCCCTGGTGCTGG TCCATTGGGTCCATTTGTTCCTGCATCTCCAGAAGTAGTCATGCAGATGATGAGAGGTCAAGGATCTCAGCATGGGATGAACAGTGCGATGCTGGGACCAATGATGCCCATGTATCCGCCCCGTCCGCCTAACCCTCGTCCTCTGCGAAG ATGCAGTTACAAAGATCTTGATGACCCTGGGGAAGAAGTCACTGCCGTTGACTACAGAAGTTTGTAG
- the LOC102705319 gene encoding serrate RNA effector molecule-like isoform X2, producing MDNSHRASDCLDYGYDAPYSGQGNTQRKGLMTYKQFTQELEDDVSPGEAENRYQEYKASYISTQKEVYFDQHKNEDWLKDMYHPTNLLSVIKRRNELCRTAAKKLILDLRSGTLDLGPGMTAGAASKSGNESDGISADDEDYDNKRSHHRVLIKETEPLSDAPKAHPVSSHYRRIQTDIEQTLALVQKLDEEKGIVGNILSTGDHGNSDGDKSHAGSTGPIVIVRGLTTVKGLEGLELLDTLLTYLWRVHGVDYYGMSESKNAKGLRHVRADKKSTNTSRSSSADWEKKLDSFWQERLTTGKDPLVALTAKDKIDASADKNLESYVTKVKDDKYGWKYGCGAKGCIKIFHAPEFVLKHLNLKHLDLVSKLTLKVQDDIYFQNYMNDPSAPGGIPVIQQHAPKQDRIQQRPTSTELGVSGEQNCFAVEIPTPPILIPVPGAGPLGPFVPASPEVVMQMMRGQGSQHGMNSAMLGPMMPMYPPRPPNPRPLRRCSYKDLDDPGEEVTAVDYRSL from the exons ACTGCCTGGACTATGGATATGATGCTCCTTATAGTGGTCAAGGTAACACCCAGAG GAAAGGATTGATGACGTACAAACAGTTTACGCAAGAACTTGAAGATGATGTTTCCCCGGGTGAAGCTGAGAACAG gtaccaagaatACAAGGCATCATACATTAGTACTCAGAAAGAGGTCTATTTCGATCAGCATAAGAATGAAGATTG GTTGAAAGACATGTACCACCCAACAAACTTGCTATCTGTTATTAAAAG GAGGAATGAGCTTTGCAGGACTGCAGCGAAGAAATTGATTCTTGATTTGCGGAGTGGAACTTTGGACct tggtCCTGGAATGACTGCTGGTGCAGCAAGTAAATCAGGAAATGAGAGCGATGGAATCTCTGCAGATGATGAAGATTATGATAACAAGAGAAGTCATCACAGAGTTCTCATTAAAGAAACTGAACCACTTTCAGATGCTCCTAAAGCTCACCCAGTCAGTTCACATTATCGACGAATTCAAACTGACATAGAACAAACTCTTGCCTTAGTGCAAAAGCTTGACGAAGAGAAGGGTATTGTGGGAAACATCCTGTCAACCGGTGATCACGGAAACTCAGATGGTGACAAATCACATGCTGGATCCACAGGGCCTATAGTTATCGTCCGGGGTTTAACTACTGTCAAGGGCCTTGAAGGTTTGGAGCTCCTAGACACTCTCCTTACTTACCTGTGGCGTGTCCATGGTGTTGATTACTACGGGATGTCTGAGAGTAAAAATGCAAAGGGTCTTCGTCATGTGAGAGCTGATAAAAAGAGTACCAATACATCCAGAAGTAGTTCTGCTGATTGGGAGAAGAAACTGGATTCTTTCTGGCAAGAAAGACTGACGACTGGCAAGGATCCTCTAGTTGCATTGACTGCCAAGGATAAAATTGATGCATCAGCTGATAAAAATCTAGAATCTTATGTCACAAAGGTTAAGGACGATAAATACGGATGGAAATACGGCTGTGGAGCCAAAggatgtataaaaattttccatGCTCCTGAGTTTGTTCTCAAGCACCTGAACCTCAAGCATCTTGACTTGGTCTCCAAATTGACTTTAAAAGTTCAAGATGATATCTATTTCCAAAATTACATGAA TGATCCATCTGCACCAGGTGGAATACCTGTTATCCAGCAACACGCACCA AAGCAGGACAGGATACAACAAAGACCTACATCTACCGAACTAGGTGTTTCTGGCGAGCAGAATTGCTTTGCCGTTGAAATTCCCACTCCGCCAATACTAATACCTGTCCCTGGTGCTGG TCCATTGGGTCCATTTGTTCCTGCATCTCCAGAAGTAGTCATGCAGATGATGAGAGGTCAAGGATCTCAGCATGGGATGAACAGTGCGATGCTGGGACCAATGATGCCCATGTATCCGCCCCGTCCGCCTAACCCTCGTCCTCTGCGAAG ATGCAGTTACAAAGATCTTGATGACCCTGGGGAAGAAGTCACTGCCGTTGACTACAGAAGTTTGTAG
- the LOC102711590 gene encoding exocyst complex component EXO70A1, producing MGHEEGERAERAAAVAAAARSLRAGVEKSRALGQALARAGPRMEEIQLALPALEAAVRPIRAPRAELAAAGPHIDRAVGPAAAVLKVFDAVHGLEPPLLAAGAVAGDLAGYLAVLGRLEEALRFLSDNSGLAAQWLADIVEYLGDHDLADPRFLADLAVTLEGLKKPSGDLDGGLLAAALDMLEAEFGRLLADHTDPLAVQQLNTTTAPSLIPATTVHKLSLILDRLIANGRQDHCLSVYADARGSVVSASLRALGLDYLRNPVDDAQALGPGVELWGRHLEFVVRCLLESERQLCNKVFGQHKDGASASFAEVAAHAGVLDFLRFGRAAADAKKDPIKLLRLLEVFDSLNKLRLDFNRLFGGKKACAEIQSQTRDLVKLLVDGAVEIFEELLVQVELQRHMPPPPDGGVPRLVSFVVEYCNRLLSEKYRPVLAQVLTIHRSWRKETFSDKMLLNAVLNIVKALEANFDVWSKAYDNVTLSYLFMMNTHWHFFKNLKATKLGELLGDAWLQEHEQFKDYYLTVFMRDSWGVVSPLLNREGLILFSKGRATAKDLVKQRLKTFNASFDEMFRKQSAWVIPDKDLREKTCGLVVQAIVPAYRSYMQNYGPLVEQDVSASKYVKYTVEGLEKMLSALFIPRPRRAGSFQIRHSNEKITSAMTGFYRSASTVK from the coding sequence ATGGGGCATGAGGAAGGGGAGCGCgcggagcgcgcggcggcggtggcggcagcggcgcggtcGCTGCGGGCCGGGGTGGAGAAGTCGCGGGCGCTGGGGCAGGCGCTGGCGCGGGCGGGGCCCAGGATGGAGGAGATCCAGctggcgctgccggcgctcgagGCCGCCGTGCGCCCGATCCGGGCGCCGCGGGCGGAGCTGGCCGCCGCGGGCCCGCACATCGACCGCGCCgtcggccccgccgccgccgtgctcaaGGTGTTCGACGCCGTGCACGGCCTTgagccgccgctcctcgccgcgggcgccgtcgccggggacCTCGCGGGCTACCTCGCCGTGCTCGGCAGGCTCGAGGAGGCGCTCAGGTTCCTCTCCGATAACTCCGGCCTCGCCGCCCAGTGGCTTGCGGATATCGTCGAGTACCTCGGGGACcacgacctcgccgacccgcgcTTCCTCGCTGACCTCGCCGTCACCCTCGAGGGGCTCAAGAAACCTTCCGGTGACCTCGACGGTGGCCTCCTGGCTGCCGCTCTGGACATGCTCGAGGCCGAGTTCGGCCGCCTTCTCGCCGATCACACCGACCCACTCGCGGTGCAGCAGCTGAACACCACGACGGCGCCATCTCTCATCCCGGCCACCACCGTCCACAAGCTCAGCCTAATTCTTGACCGCCTCATTGCCAATGGCAGGCAAGACCATTGTTTGTCGGTCTATGCCGATGCTCGCGGAAGCGTGGTGAGTGCCAGCCTCCGTGCCCTTGGCCTCGATTACTTGCGAAACCCGGTCGACGATGCACAGGCATTGGGCCCTGGCGTTGAGTTGTGGGGGCGGCATTTGGAGTTTGTTGTGCGCTGCCTCCTTGAATCTGAGCGACAGCTCTGCAATAAGGTGTTCGGACAACACAAGGATGGCGCATCAGCGAGCTTTGCGGAGGTTGCAGCACATGCTGGCGTTCTTGATTTCTTGAGATTCGGCCGTGCAGCTGCTGATGCCAAGAAGGATCCCATTAAGCTCCTGCGTTTGCTGGAGGTGTTTGATTCTTTGAATAAGCTAAGGTTGGACTTCAACCGGTTGTTTGGTGGAAAGAAGGCATGTGCAGAGATTCAGAGCCAAACAAGGGACCTTGTGAAGTTGTTAGTGGATGGTGCTGTTGAGATCTTTGAGGAGCTGCTTGTGCAGGTGGAGCTACAGCGGCACATGCCTCCCCCACCTGATGGTGGTGTGCCGCGCCTAGTTAGCTTTGTGGTTGAGTACTGCAACCGTCTCCTTAGTGAGAAATACAGGCCTGTGCTTGCGCAGGTTCTTACCATCCATCGCAGTTGGCGCAAAGAGACATTCAGTGACAAGATGCTTCTCAATGCTGTGCTTAACATCGTCAAGGCCCTTGAAGCTAATTTTGATGTCTGGTCGAAGGCATATGACAATGTGACACTGTCATATCTCTTCATGATGAACACACATTGGCATTTCTTTAAGAACTTGAAGGCTACTAAGTTAGGCGAACTTTTGGGTGATGCATGGCTCCAAGAGCATGAACAGTTTAAGGACTACTATTTGACAGTGTTTATGAGGGATAGTTGGGGGGTGGTTTCACCACTGCTTAACCGCGAGGGGCTAATCTTGTTCTCCAAGGGCCGGGCCACAGCAAAGGACCTGGTGAAGCAGCGTCTTAAGACGTTCAATGCGAGCTTTGATGAGATGTTCCGGAAACAATCTGCATGGGTTATACCAGACAAGGATTTGAGGGAGAAGACATGTGGTCTTGTGGTTCAGGCAATTGTTCCTGCTTACCGGAGTTATATGCAGAACTATGGGCCACTAGTGGAGCAGGATGTGAGTGCTAGCAAGTATGTAAAGTACACTGTTGAAGGTTTGGAGAAGATGCTCAGTGCTCTCTTCATCCCGCGGCCCAGGAGGGCTGGGAGCTTCCAAATCAGGCACTCAAATGAAAAGATTACTAGTGCGATGACAGGATTTTATCGGAGTGCTTCTACAGTGAAATAG
- the LOC102711859 gene encoding probable protein phosphatase 2C 10 has translation MHGRPSRPLAPSPRSLFFLAAAAAAVFLLLPARSSCWWLESTEEEGEMGFAGDCSPVSGGGLSENGRFSYGYASAPGKRASMEDFYETRIDGVDGETVGLFGVFDGHGGARAAEYVKQHLFSNLIKHPKFITDTKSAIAETYNHTDSEFLKAESSHTRDAGSTASTAILVGDRLLVANVGDSRAVVCRGGDAIAVSRDHKPDQSDERQRIEDAGGFVMWAGTWRVGGVLAVSRAFGDKLLKQYVVADPEIKEEVVDSSLEFLILASDGLWDVVTNKEAVDMVRPIQDPEQAAKRLLQEAYQRGSADNITVVIVRFLEGRTTTTGDGPSKEVASDQNS, from the exons atgCACGGGAGGCCGTCGAGGCCATTAGCTCCCTCGCCCCgctccctcttcttcttggccgctgccgccgccgccgtcttcttgCTGCTGCCGGCGCGGTCGTCTTGCTGGTGGCTGGAGagcacggaggaggagggggagatggGGTTCGCCGGGGACTGCTCGCCGGTCAGCGGAGGCGGGCTCAG TGAAAACGGCAGGTTCAGTTATGGGTATGCGAGTGCTCCTGGAAAAAGAGCTTCAATGGAGGATTTCTATGAGACAAGAATCGATGGTGTTGATGGAGAGACTGTCGGATTATTTGGTGTATTCGACG GTCATGGTGGAGCTCGAGCGGCCGAATATGTCAAGCAGCACCTTTTCAGCAATTTAATTAAGCATCCAAAGTTCATCACTGATACTAAATCCGCTATCG CTGAAACGTACAACCATACAGATTCAGAATTTCTGAAAGCCGAAAGTAGTCACACTAGGGATGCTGGCTCAACTGCCTCAACGGCTATTCTTGTAGGCGATCGCTTGTTGGTTGCAAATGTTGGAGATTCTAGAGCAGTTGTTTGTAGAGGCGGGGATG CAATTGCAGTTTCAAGGGATCACAAACCTGATCAGTCGGATGAGAGACAGAGAATTGAGGATGCGGGGGGCTTTGTGATGTGGGCTG GGACGTGGCGTGTTGGTGGTGTTCTTGCTGTTTCTCGAGCATTTGGTGATAAGCTCTTGAAGCAGTATGTAGTTGCTGATCCCGAGATCAAG GAGGAGGTTGTCGATAGCTCCCTCGAATTCCTCATCCTTGCTAGTGATGGACTTTGGGATGTCGTAACTAACAAG GAAGCCGTCGACATGGTCAGGCCTATTCAGGACCCCGAACAGGCGGCGAAGAGGCTTCTCCAGGAGGCGTACCAAAGGGGTAGTGCTGATAACATCACGGTTGTCATTGTCCGCTTTTTGGAGGGAAGAACAACGACGACCGGTGATGGACCGAGCAAGGAGGTTGCCAGTGACCAAAACTCATAG